From the genome of Chryseobacterium geocarposphaerae:
TCTGATCATTGGCCAGTCGATTCCAAGATTCTGAGAAGTCCCGGTAATTGATGTCCAGGATTTTCTGAATTTTCCGTCATTCCAGTTAATAGAAGTCTGAAGTTCTTCTTGTTTTGAAGTATTTACTCTGAAGATCGCAATATTAACATCTCTTCTCAGATCATATTTTGTAAATTCATAGAAGTACACCGGAATTGCATTAATTCCTCCTGAAGATTTCCAGTCAGTATCATCATGTCTTAAGCCGTTATAATACCCGATTTTACTGTCTGTTTTTGAGTTTCCTCCAAATGCTCCGATGGCATAGATCACCTCATTGGTAGCATCCTGAGTGTTGGTGTGTAATGATCTGAACATTCCCTCATAACTAGGATTAAGCTGATGCTGTCCGGAATTGATAATGTCCTTACATTCATCATAAGCAATCTGATAGTATTTTTGAGGATTGGATCCCTGTAACATCTGTTGTGGAGCTCTTCTTAATGAATATCCGGCTCTTGCTAAAGCGATTCTTGCTCTTAATCCTTTCACAGCGCCTTTTGAAATTCTTTGTGCGGTTGTATTCCCTTCTGATCTCCAAGGAACAAGGTTTTCTGCTTTTAATAAATCATCCAGAAGTTTTTCATAGATAACATCTCTGTCTGTTTTCGCTAAATACACACTTGGAAGATCTGCTGAAGGAACATCCTGAAATGGGACATCACCCCAGTTTTTTATAAGGTCATAATAGAAAAGAGCCCTTAGTGTTAAAGCTTCTCCCAAATATCTGTCCATTAATTTTTTATCTTCGGCTGAACCTGTCTGGTATACCGGAGAGATTGGGATATTTTTAATAACAAGATTTGCTCTTTCAATCCCCGCATAAGTGTCTAAGAAAGGTCTTAAAAGCTCCGTATTGGTAGGGATGGCTCCAAAACAGCTTACCCCTCTTCTGTCATTGGCATTATAATCGCCAGAAGTTCTTAAATCATCTCCTGATTGAGAAAGGATAAGATTCATTCTCTGTCCGTAGGTATTGTCACCCATCGTACTGTTATATACTCCCACTAGAGCGGAAAAAGTATCTGCTGCAGAATCAAACTGTTGTTTTTCAGCAGTATTGGATAAGCTTTCTACTTCCAGATAGTCATTACAGGAGCTTAAAGATAGTACTCCCGCAACAGCCAATAGAATTGTTAAAAATTTATTTTTCTTCATAATATAGGGTTTAAAAAGTTATATCAACTCCTGATAAAATAAATCTGCTGCGCGGATAAGCTGCATAATCTACACCAGGTGTTAAAGGATTTCGTCTTGTATTGGCTTCAGGATCATATCCGGAATATCCAGTAATGGTAAGTACATTATTCATGGTGAAATACAATCTGAAGTTAGTAAGACCTAACTGTTTAGTAAATTCTTTACTAAGAGAATATCCTATGGTTACATTGTTTAATCTTAAAAAGGATCCATCTTCGATAGCATATGAATGAAGGAAATAAGCTCCTGCAGGAGGTGTCCATCCTGTGGTATTAGCGTTTAATGCGGCTAATGCTGTAGGATCGTTTACTTTATTTCCTGCATCATCAAACCATCTCCATCGGTTAGCTACCTCTGCTAACATATTATTATCTCTATATAAATATTGCGTTGAATATTCAATTTTGTTGGCATTATATACTTTGTTGCCTACAGAAAAATTAAACAATAAACTCATATCCCAGTTTTTATACCGGAACGTCTGATTGAAACCTCCATAAAATTTTGGCTGAGCATTTCCCAGATCAGTCATATCTTTAGTGTCGATAACGCCGTCACCATTCAGGTCCTGAAGCTTCAGATCTCCTGGCTGTACTGCTTTTGCCCCATTCGCCACCGCAGCTGAACTTGCAATCCCTGATTTCAGGGTATAGGTAAGGGTAGCCGGATCATAGTTAAAATCACTTATTTCATATCTCCCGGCTGTCACATATCCCCAGTAAGTTCCTACAGGTTTCCCAACCTGTACCAGGAAGTCATTTAAATTATTTTGCCAACCTGAAGGATAGTAATAGTAGTTGGCGCTTGCAGAGGCACTATTTCCTAAACTTTTAATTGTGTTTTTGTTTGAAGAGATATTCGCATCAATTTTCCACGTGAAATTTTTATTATTGATGATGGCACTTCCCACAGAGAATTCTATTCCTTTATTGGTAGTACTTCCTGAATTTTGATACTGATATTCATATCCTGAAGTCTGAGGAATTTTTGCTAAAAGAAGCAGGTCCTTTGTATCTGTTTGATAAAGATCCAGGGTACCATATACCTTTCCTTTAAATAGTCCAAAGTCTAGCCCAAGATTTTTTGAAGTAGCCGTTTCCCATTTTACATTTTTATTGGCCATAATATTACCCGTAGTGGCACCAGGAGTTACATTTGTTCCAAATGCATATCCATAGTCAGACGAGGTGATAAAAAAAGTATCGTATAAAAACGAGCCAATTCTGTTATTTCCAGATAAACCATATCCTAAACGTAGCTTCAAATCAGTAATGGTCTGGCTGTCTTTTAAGAATTTTTCTTCACCAATTTTCCATGCGGCAGAAGCAGCGGGGAAGTACCCCCATCTGTTGCCCGGTCCAAACACACTTGAGCCATCAGCTCTCATAGAAGCGGTTAAAATATATTTATTCTTATAAATATAATTGGCTCTGGTAAAGAATGAGGCTAATCGGTCCGGTACTCTTCCTGCTTTTGGAGCATCCTGCACCAAACCTGAAGGAGGAGCGGCAACCTGGATATTGGCAAATGCTTCCTGTGCGGAGATTGATTTTGGGAACCATTTAACATTGATTGCTAATGATTCTCCGTCTGTTTTCACAATCTCTTGTCCCACCAATACATCTAATTTATGATTACCAAATGTTTTCTTATAATTCAAAGTATTGGTATTGGTAATTCTTCTTGTTTGGGTCTGGCTTAAGAACACGACCGGCTGATCGTTGTTTTGTCTTGCAAGGCTGGTAATAGGACCTGAAAACTGGTTAACATATTCATCCCTCTGCACATATCCGATTACACTTCTGAATGTAAAATCCTTACTGATTTTATAATCCACGGTTCCGTTGAGCATTAAGTCATTTCTGCCGTTTTCCTTGATTTCATTGTTAGCTAAAAGAACAGGATTTACAAGGTTGGTCTCGTTGGCAAATAATGGGTCAAAATCGTCTACATTTACTGTAGATCCTCCTTCAAACGGTTGGTATCTTACGGCATTTCTTAATCTGTTGGTTCCCTGTGAGCCTGTAGAAGAGGTTCCTGCACCGAAAATCGTTTGTCTGCTGTATCTGGCATTCAATGTGAGGCTTACTTTTTTCGAAAGATCATAGTCATATTTGAAATTGGCCATGTTCCTTTTAAATCCTGACCCGATCATAATTCCGTCCTCCTGCACATTATTTAATGATAATGAGAAAGATGAGTTGTCAGATCCTCCCGTAATAGAAAGATTATGGGTAAAGTTGAATGCTTCTCTTCCGAAAACTTCATCCTGCCAGTCTCTTTTCTTAATATCTTTATATTTTGTAGCAAGTTGATCATAGGTACCGTATCTTGACTTAAAAGCATCAATATCTGTCTGGACTCCGGCTTTATTGTATAGTTCGTACTGGTAGAGCACATACTGATACGGATCTAATACGTCAATCGTATTCTGAATTTTTCTTACCCCTAAAAATCCGTTATAGTTAATAGAAGTCTTTGCTTTTTTGCGGCCTCCCTTTGTGGTAATCAGAACCACCCCGTTTGCTCCTCTGGCTCCGTAAATGTTGGTAGAAGAAGCATCCTTTAAAACTTCAATAGACTCAATTTCTTTTGGGGATAAAATGGATAGTGCATTATCCATCTGAACTCCGTCTACAATATAAAGTGGGGCATTGCTCCCCGTAATAGAGTTTCCTCCTCGGATCACAATGTCTACATCTGCGCCGGGCGAACCTTCACTTAGTGAAACCTGTACTCCGGCCATTCTCCCCTGAATTGCTTCTGCAGCATTGGTAGAAGGCATATCTTTGATCGCATCTGCCTTTACAGAAGAAACCGCATTCGTTACATCTTTTTTGGAAACTTTTGTATAGCCTACCAAAACCACTTCATCAATAGTGGTTTCTTTTTCCTTTTTTGGTTCTTTTTGTTGAGCCATTGCAAGGACAGGAAGTAGAAAAACAGTTAAATATAACCATTTTATCGATTGTACTTTTTTATCCATTTTGTATCCTTATAGTTTTAATTTTGGTTGAAAAGTTTTTTTCAATCCCTGTGTTTTTCTTGTGGATTTTGTAAGTATTTTCCTGTATTGTTTAGTAGTAAATATTTCTAAAAAACTTTTACGCATTTAAATGTGCAATCGATTGCGTAATTTTTCATTATAAATATCTTGGCTTCTAAACTAATATTATTTTCCAATATGCAAAGAAAAAAATATTATTTTTTCATTAATTCGGATGTTTAAAATCTTAAAATGAAGCAAACATTTGTTCGTTAGTTTTATTTAAATTATTGATAATTAATGAACTGTGTTTTTGTTTTTGCTGTTTGATTATTTTCAAAAAAAA
Proteins encoded in this window:
- a CDS encoding SusC/RagA family TonB-linked outer membrane protein; this translates as MDKKVQSIKWLYLTVFLLPVLAMAQQKEPKKEKETTIDEVVLVGYTKVSKKDVTNAVSSVKADAIKDMPSTNAAEAIQGRMAGVQVSLSEGSPGADVDIVIRGGNSITGSNAPLYIVDGVQMDNALSILSPKEIESIEVLKDASSTNIYGARGANGVVLITTKGGRKKAKTSINYNGFLGVRKIQNTIDVLDPYQYVLYQYELYNKAGVQTDIDAFKSRYGTYDQLATKYKDIKKRDWQDEVFGREAFNFTHNLSITGGSDNSSFSLSLNNVQEDGIMIGSGFKRNMANFKYDYDLSKKVSLTLNARYSRQTIFGAGTSSTGSQGTNRLRNAVRYQPFEGGSTVNVDDFDPLFANETNLVNPVLLANNEIKENGRNDLMLNGTVDYKISKDFTFRSVIGYVQRDEYVNQFSGPITSLARQNNDQPVVFLSQTQTRRITNTNTLNYKKTFGNHKLDVLVGQEIVKTDGESLAINVKWFPKSISAQEAFANIQVAAPPSGLVQDAPKAGRVPDRLASFFTRANYIYKNKYILTASMRADGSSVFGPGNRWGYFPAASAAWKIGEEKFLKDSQTITDLKLRLGYGLSGNNRIGSFLYDTFFITSSDYGYAFGTNVTPGATTGNIMANKNVKWETATSKNLGLDFGLFKGKVYGTLDLYQTDTKDLLLLAKIPQTSGYEYQYQNSGSTTNKGIEFSVGSAIINNKNFTWKIDANISSNKNTIKSLGNSASASANYYYYPSGWQNNLNDFLVQVGKPVGTYWGYVTAGRYEISDFNYDPATLTYTLKSGIASSAAVANGAKAVQPGDLKLQDLNGDGVIDTKDMTDLGNAQPKFYGGFNQTFRYKNWDMSLLFNFSVGNKVYNANKIEYSTQYLYRDNNMLAEVANRWRWFDDAGNKVNDPTALAALNANTTGWTPPAGAYFLHSYAIEDGSFLRLNNVTIGYSLSKEFTKQLGLTNFRLYFTMNNVLTITGYSGYDPEANTRRNPLTPGVDYAAYPRSRFILSGVDITF
- a CDS encoding RagB/SusD family nutrient uptake outer membrane protein, which produces MKKNKFLTILLAVAGVLSLSSCNDYLEVESLSNTAEKQQFDSAADTFSALVGVYNSTMGDNTYGQRMNLILSQSGDDLRTSGDYNANDRRGVSCFGAIPTNTELLRPFLDTYAGIERANLVIKNIPISPVYQTGSAEDKKLMDRYLGEALTLRALFYYDLIKNWGDVPFQDVPSADLPSVYLAKTDRDVIYEKLLDDLLKAENLVPWRSEGNTTAQRISKGAVKGLRARIALARAGYSLRRAPQQMLQGSNPQKYYQIAYDECKDIINSGQHQLNPSYEGMFRSLHTNTQDATNEVIYAIGAFGGNSKTDSKIGYYNGLRHDDTDWKSSGGINAIPVYFYEFTKYDLRRDVNIAIFRVNTSKQEELQTSINWNDGKFRKSWTSITGTSQNLGIDWPMIRYADILLMFAEADNELHSAPSQEAINAVLAVRQRAYAGNLGQVGTIPTDKTGFFNYIVKERQLEFGGEGLRKYDLIRWNLLETKINETRTKLTQFMNGTGIYANVPEYIFYKKVAYDKTKTAQQNVTDIDFYTATGVAKSDVFYSPNQSVATPSGYTKVNWRLAMTQPYISGDPIKSYAYYFQANRKELLPIALDVINSNYNLTQDYGY